The following are from one region of the Paenibacillus sp. KS-LC4 genome:
- a CDS encoding NAD(P)H-dependent oxidoreductase, producing MKHLIVFAHPNEDSYNRAILNTTLQSLKAEGHEVTVRDLYALKFQPVLTPEDTAAMRAGQTPEDILTEQKYLTEADAVTFIYPIWWTGLPAIMKGYVDRVFAYGYAYAYGETGIDKLLTGKKGFIINTHGTPSEIYDQIGMTAGMKITSDTGIFDFVGIESVGHLFFGGIGQIGEAELKANLQQVEQTVKTVFPG from the coding sequence ATGAAACATCTTATCGTATTTGCCCATCCGAATGAAGATAGCTACAACCGTGCCATTTTGAACACAACATTGCAAAGCTTGAAGGCAGAAGGCCATGAAGTAACGGTGCGTGACTTGTATGCGCTGAAGTTTCAGCCGGTGCTGACGCCGGAAGACACAGCGGCCATGCGTGCTGGCCAGACGCCGGAAGATATTTTGACAGAGCAGAAGTACCTTACTGAAGCTGATGCGGTTACTTTTATTTACCCGATTTGGTGGACGGGTCTTCCTGCTATTATGAAAGGCTATGTTGATCGCGTATTTGCATACGGCTACGCCTATGCTTATGGAGAAACGGGCATTGACAAGCTGCTTACCGGCAAAAAAGGCTTCATCATTAACACGCACGGCACGCCAAGTGAAATTTACGATCAGATCGGTATGACTGCTGGCATGAAAATCACTTCCGATACAGGCATTTTTGATTTTGTCGGTATTGAGTCCGTTGGACATTTGTTCTTTGGCGGCATTGGCCAAATCGGCGAAGCTGAGCTGAAGGCGAACTTGCAGCAGGTGGAGCAGACGGTTAAAACGGTATTTCCGGGTTAA
- a CDS encoding MarR family transcriptional regulator, which yields MSMYNRIMIKHNALSLVAKIRDKANKLIVSELEANQITGIVPSHGDILMFLYREKQPLSVKALAEKIHRTQPTTTVLINKLEQLGFVDRTKDEKDSRVSLIHLTEKGRGLEPVFVAISQKVNNAIYGSLNEEQSLQLEQLLEQVHAQF from the coding sequence ATGTCTATGTATAATCGCATTATGATAAAACATAACGCCTTATCCTTAGTTGCTAAAATTCGAGACAAAGCGAACAAGCTAATTGTCAGTGAGCTGGAAGCCAATCAGATTACAGGAATTGTGCCTTCCCATGGTGATATACTCATGTTTCTGTATCGGGAGAAGCAGCCGCTGTCTGTCAAGGCATTAGCGGAGAAAATCCATCGCACACAGCCGACGACCACCGTTCTCATTAACAAGCTGGAGCAGCTTGGCTTTGTAGATCGGACAAAGGACGAGAAAGACAGTCGTGTTTCGTTGATCCATTTGACCGAGAAGGGCCGAGGGCTGGAACCGGTTTTTGTAGCTATTTCCCAGAAGGTTAATAACGCGATTTATGGAAGCCTAAACGAAGAACAGAGCTTGCAGCTAGAGCAGCTGTTGGAGCAAGTACACGCCCAGTTTTAG